The proteins below come from a single Marinobacter arenosus genomic window:
- a CDS encoding NADPH-dependent 2,4-dienoyl-CoA reductase, with protein sequence MSAPATPGVAKYPNLLEPLDLGFTKLRNRTLMGSMHTGLEEAKNGFERLAAFYAERARGGAGLIVTGGIAPNVEGGVFQHAAKMTNEDEVEKHRVITRAVHEADGKICMQILHAGRYAYSPELVAPSAIQAPINPFKPKELDEAGIEKQIQDYADCAALAQSAGYDGVEIMGSEGYFINQFIVSHTNHRTDGWGGSYENRIRLPIEIVRRVRERVGENFILIYRLSMLDLIEDGSTWEEVVHLAKEIEKAGATIINTGIGWHEARVPTIATSVPRGAFTKVTARLKGEVSIPLVTTNRINMPDVAEKILAEGDADMVSMARPFLADSELVLKAAEDRADEINTCIGCNQACLDHTFSGKLTSCLVNPRACHETELTWVKTATPKSIAVVGAGPAGLAFASVAAERGHKVTLFDAGSEIGGQFNVAKRIPGKEEFYETLRYFRVMLDKHGVDIRLNTRVSVDDLTAGGFDDVVLATGVEPRTPDIEGIDHPKVIGYLDALLERKPVGQKVAVIGAGGIGFDVSEFIVHKGTSASLDAEHFMREWGVDLSVEHRGGIQGVSPEVPEPAREVYLLQRKASKVGKNLGKTTGWIHRTSLKNRQVQMVPGVSYRKIDDQGLHITVTPKGAEQGEDRVLPVDTVIVCAGQEPLRELQAGLEASGVPVHLIGGADVAAELDAKRAIDQGSRLAAQL encoded by the coding sequence ATGAGTGCACCCGCTACCCCCGGCGTCGCTAAATACCCCAACCTGCTCGAACCCCTGGATCTGGGGTTTACCAAGCTGCGTAACCGGACGCTCATGGGGTCCATGCATACCGGTCTTGAAGAGGCGAAGAACGGATTTGAGCGTCTGGCCGCTTTCTACGCAGAACGGGCCCGGGGTGGCGCTGGACTGATCGTGACCGGTGGTATTGCGCCCAACGTGGAGGGCGGTGTGTTCCAGCATGCGGCCAAGATGACCAACGAAGACGAAGTGGAAAAGCACCGGGTCATCACCCGGGCTGTCCATGAGGCGGACGGCAAGATCTGTATGCAGATCCTGCATGCGGGGCGTTATGCCTATTCGCCGGAACTGGTGGCGCCGTCTGCCATTCAGGCTCCGATCAACCCGTTCAAGCCGAAAGAGCTGGACGAGGCCGGCATCGAGAAACAGATTCAGGATTATGCCGACTGCGCCGCCCTGGCCCAGAGTGCCGGCTACGACGGTGTCGAGATCATGGGCTCGGAAGGCTACTTTATTAACCAGTTCATTGTGTCCCACACCAACCATCGCACCGATGGCTGGGGTGGCAGTTACGAGAACCGGATTCGCCTGCCGATCGAAATCGTGCGTCGCGTCCGGGAGCGGGTGGGCGAGAACTTCATTCTGATCTATCGCCTGTCGATGCTGGATCTGATAGAGGATGGCAGCACCTGGGAAGAGGTGGTGCACCTGGCCAAGGAAATCGAGAAGGCGGGCGCCACCATCATCAACACCGGCATCGGCTGGCACGAGGCCCGGGTGCCGACCATCGCAACCTCCGTGCCTCGCGGTGCCTTTACCAAGGTGACGGCCCGCCTCAAGGGTGAGGTGAGTATCCCGCTGGTTACCACCAACCGGATCAACATGCCGGACGTTGCCGAGAAAATCCTGGCCGAAGGCGATGCAGACATGGTCTCCATGGCCCGTCCATTCCTCGCAGACTCGGAGCTGGTGTTGAAGGCGGCGGAGGATCGCGCCGATGAAATCAATACCTGCATTGGCTGCAATCAGGCCTGTCTGGATCATACCTTCAGCGGCAAGCTGACCTCTTGCCTGGTCAATCCGAGAGCCTGTCACGAAACCGAGCTGACCTGGGTCAAGACGGCGACGCCCAAGTCGATTGCCGTGGTGGGTGCGGGACCGGCGGGCCTGGCGTTCGCGTCCGTTGCCGCAGAGCGTGGTCACAAGGTCACCCTGTTTGATGCGGGCAGCGAGATTGGCGGCCAGTTCAATGTGGCCAAGCGGATTCCCGGGAAAGAAGAGTTTTACGAAACGCTGCGTTATTTCCGGGTCATGCTGGATAAGCACGGCGTGGACATCCGGCTTAACACCCGGGTGAGTGTGGATGATCTCACAGCCGGCGGTTTCGATGACGTGGTTCTGGCAACTGGCGTCGAACCGCGTACCCCGGATATTGAGGGGATTGATCATCCGAAAGTCATCGGCTATCTCGACGCCCTGCTTGAGCGCAAGCCAGTTGGGCAGAAAGTGGCTGTGATCGGGGCCGGCGGCATCGGCTTCGATGTCTCTGAGTTCATCGTGCACAAGGGCACGTCGGCCTCTCTGGACGCCGAGCATTTCATGCGTGAGTGGGGTGTTGATCTGAGCGTCGAGCACCGTGGTGGCATTCAAGGCGTCTCGCCGGAGGTGCCAGAGCCTGCGCGTGAGGTTTACCTGCTCCAGCGCAAGGCCTCCAAAGTGGGCAAAAACCTTGGCAAGACCACCGGCTGGATCCATCGGACCTCCCTGAAGAACCGCCAGGTTCAGATGGTGCCTGGTGTAAGCTATCGCAAGATTGACGATCAGGGACTGCACATCACCGTCACGCCCAAAGGCGCTGAGCAAGGTGAGGATCGCGTATTGCCAGTGGATACCGTCATCGTCTGTGCCGGCCAGGAGCCCCTGCGGGAACTTCAGGCCGGTCTGGAAGCGTCTGGTGTGCCGGTGCACCTGATTGGCGGTGCCGATGTTGCAGCAGAGCTGGATGCCAAACGGGCCATCGATCAGGGAAGCCGCCTCGCCGCGCAACTGTGA
- a CDS encoding AraC family transcriptional regulator gives MSEQPSPTPSSRNALGNISVLHASVLLRAAAAEGADIDLLTKNFRLGRETLDSAAARISIPRFMRLGHAAIAQTGNRALGLRIGALTRPVDAGIAGLAGQSAQTAGEALSTLIRYSLLTSQNSRGTPSISAENRQARFYSIRPYNDFNFFVVDSVLAAWTQFVRNVTGQYEVLDQVTIEYPSIGQDELFESWFRCPVHFGAAENGITLKADTWGHPTLQAQAAMHEKLVEFCERELQQIRKGWTTGDRVKHLLTPLFRGESPSLETIAGKLGVAPWTLQRLLAAEGTGFRELVDETRKQLARDYIRETETALSEIAWLLGFANPAAFHKAYRRWFDISPGEHRNRLKTER, from the coding sequence ATGAGCGAACAGCCATCCCCTACCCCGAGCTCGCGCAATGCCCTGGGCAACATCAGCGTCCTTCACGCCTCGGTCCTTCTGAGGGCGGCGGCTGCGGAAGGCGCTGACATCGACCTGCTGACCAAGAACTTCCGGCTCGGGAGAGAAACCCTGGATTCCGCTGCCGCACGAATCAGTATTCCGCGCTTCATGCGGCTGGGTCACGCAGCCATCGCTCAAACAGGAAATCGAGCCCTGGGTCTTCGGATAGGCGCACTGACGCGACCGGTTGATGCTGGAATTGCAGGACTGGCCGGGCAGTCAGCCCAAACCGCAGGCGAGGCCCTCAGCACACTTATCCGGTATTCATTACTCACCAGCCAGAACAGTCGCGGCACCCCCTCCATAAGCGCCGAGAACAGACAGGCGCGGTTCTACTCGATACGCCCCTACAACGACTTCAACTTTTTTGTCGTGGATTCGGTGCTTGCCGCCTGGACCCAGTTTGTTCGCAACGTCACGGGGCAGTATGAAGTGCTGGATCAGGTCACCATCGAATACCCATCCATTGGCCAGGATGAGCTTTTCGAGAGCTGGTTTCGGTGCCCGGTTCACTTTGGCGCCGCCGAGAACGGCATCACCCTGAAGGCAGACACCTGGGGCCACCCAACGCTCCAGGCGCAGGCCGCCATGCATGAGAAACTGGTGGAATTTTGCGAGCGGGAGTTACAGCAGATTCGGAAGGGCTGGACCACGGGCGACCGGGTCAAGCACCTGCTCACGCCACTGTTCAGGGGCGAGAGTCCCAGCCTTGAAACCATTGCCGGCAAGCTCGGCGTGGCGCCATGGACGCTCCAACGGCTGTTAGCCGCAGAAGGAACGGGCTTTCGGGAACTGGTGGATGAGACACGGAAACAACTGGCGAGGGACTACATACGCGAGACCGAGACGGCGCTTTCTGAGATCGCCTGGCTTCTGGGCTTCGCCAATCCGGCCGCTTTTCACAAGGCTTACCGGCGGTGGTTTGACATCAGCCCCGGCGAGCACCGGAACCGGCTGAAGACAGAACGCTAG
- a CDS encoding AraC family transcriptional regulator, which yields MQELRDAGVMLRLIYEAMKKKGIDTDAIFSRLGVDENYVYTEQLRTPHSAQLYFWQAVEDVSGDPDIGLHLGPLLPAYKGQVLEYLFLSSPTFGEGLRRAQNYQRLLSDAANTDFFIEGDDACMVLDAASDEVSRLRHFNECFVQGVITFFRSITDDSFYPSRIEFEHQRDTGQAHVAEVLGCDVVFGAEENRLYFPASLLTHASPHAEPELLDLHERFASEQVARLEKKDIVGQVERIVAELLDSGEVTLDAVAERLGIKPRTLRTRLTEAETSFNQVLADFRYRLARQLLATTDESIDEIVYLTGFSEPSTFYRAFKRWSNMTPIEYRKTAQGKDTMVDAL from the coding sequence ATGCAGGAACTTCGTGACGCGGGAGTAATGTTGCGCCTGATCTATGAGGCGATGAAAAAAAAGGGCATTGATACCGATGCTATTTTCAGTCGCCTGGGCGTTGACGAGAATTACGTTTACACCGAACAGTTGCGCACCCCCCACAGCGCTCAGTTGTACTTCTGGCAGGCGGTTGAAGACGTGTCAGGAGACCCGGACATTGGTCTGCACCTGGGGCCGCTTTTGCCCGCCTACAAGGGGCAGGTTCTTGAGTATCTTTTCCTCAGCAGCCCGACATTCGGTGAAGGCCTTCGGCGTGCCCAGAATTACCAGCGGCTGCTGAGCGATGCTGCCAACACGGATTTCTTTATCGAAGGCGACGATGCCTGCATGGTTCTGGATGCGGCCTCCGATGAGGTCAGTCGCCTGAGGCACTTCAATGAATGTTTTGTGCAGGGCGTGATCACTTTCTTCCGCTCTATCACCGATGATTCCTTCTACCCCTCGCGCATTGAGTTTGAGCACCAGAGAGACACTGGTCAGGCCCACGTAGCCGAGGTGCTTGGCTGCGATGTCGTGTTCGGTGCCGAGGAAAATCGTCTGTATTTTCCGGCATCGTTGCTCACCCACGCCTCACCCCATGCGGAGCCGGAGTTGCTTGATCTGCATGAACGGTTTGCCAGTGAGCAAGTGGCCCGGCTTGAGAAAAAAGACATTGTGGGGCAGGTGGAAAGAATCGTGGCAGAGCTGCTCGACAGTGGCGAGGTCACCCTGGACGCCGTTGCCGAGCGCCTGGGTATCAAACCCAGGACCCTGCGCACCCGGTTAACGGAGGCAGAAACCAGCTTCAACCAGGTGTTGGCGGATTTCCGCTACCGCCTGGCCCGTCAGTTACTGGCCACGACCGACGAATCGATTGACGAGATCGTTTACCTGACCGGATTTTCCGAGCCCAGTACCTTCTATCGGGCCTTCAAACGATGGTCGAACATGACGCCGATCGAGTACCGGAAAACCGCGCAGGGCAAGGACACCATGGTCGATGCGCTCTAG
- a CDS encoding MaoC/PaaZ C-terminal domain-containing protein, whose protein sequence is MPDTLIYHNTPPGLLPLYARALLPKPVKAGNEVTIPELSARLLGASTASDELARYEAICGFCKTTRIPVTWPHVMAFPLHLKLLTDKTFPLPLLGLVHLRNTITQHRQIGVGETLDLTVRLGKQERTNRGIEFDLITEAYAAGKLVWEESSITLYRQAATESGAGKKSAPPPLERYPNTLSIKAPESIGRQYAGVSGDSNPIHMHALSAKAFGFPKAIAHGMWSKAHALALLEQQEGWKPGAIRVSCQFKKPLFLPGTAQLNWQTGATGWDYQLLNAKGDAPHLSGRIEWL, encoded by the coding sequence ATGCCAGATACTCTTATTTACCACAACACACCGCCGGGGCTGCTGCCCCTCTACGCCCGGGCACTCTTACCCAAACCGGTCAAAGCGGGGAATGAGGTCACCATCCCAGAGCTGTCAGCACGGCTGCTGGGCGCCAGCACCGCCAGCGACGAGCTGGCACGGTATGAAGCGATTTGCGGCTTCTGCAAAACGACTCGGATTCCGGTCACCTGGCCGCACGTCATGGCCTTTCCGCTCCACCTCAAGCTATTGACCGACAAAACCTTCCCGCTGCCATTGCTGGGACTGGTGCACCTGCGCAATACCATCACCCAGCACCGCCAAATCGGCGTGGGCGAAACCCTCGACCTGACCGTCCGGCTCGGAAAACAGGAACGCACAAATCGGGGCATCGAATTTGACCTGATCACCGAGGCCTATGCGGCGGGCAAGCTGGTCTGGGAGGAATCCAGTATCACTCTGTATCGGCAAGCGGCGACTGAGTCCGGGGCCGGTAAAAAGTCCGCCCCGCCACCGCTGGAACGGTATCCGAACACCCTCAGCATCAAGGCCCCGGAATCCATCGGCCGCCAGTATGCTGGCGTCTCCGGTGACAGCAACCCGATCCACATGCACGCACTCAGCGCCAAGGCGTTCGGATTCCCGAAGGCGATCGCTCACGGTATGTGGAGTAAAGCCCATGCGCTCGCTTTGCTGGAGCAACAGGAGGGGTGGAAGCCGGGCGCCATCCGGGTGAGCTGCCAGTTCAAGAAGCCGTTGTTCCTGCCCGGAACGGCGCAGCTGAACTGGCAGACCGGCGCAACCGGCTGGGACTATCAGTTACTGAATGCAAAAGGCGATGCGCCGCACCTGAGCGGTCGCATCGAGTGGCTGTGA
- a CDS encoding ATP-binding response regulator, with translation MTEVVSENSEVTVLLVDDNPQNLKVLYETLKDKGYRLLIANEGEKALDLAHRHQPEVILLDIMMPEMDGYEVCERLKADPETADCAVVFLSALDDLQAKVKGFSLGGADYISKPFQSLEVIARVKTHARVIRLERELQARNRELQGDQTRILNSISEGIYGLDENGVIEFANPAAAEIMRCPVEELIGRNFFEAHFATCGECPDKLPVQTTCCQGMAESQRNIRMVRMDGSGFPAEYRSTPKLDNDELHGAVVVFRDITAELENEAALEEARELVQEQRDQLAHASRLTTMGEMAAGFAHEVNQPLTAITNYARVSKRMMSKENPDLGLLGETLDKIEAQSHRASEIIRRIRRFMKKPATGKEVISVPALLEDTRQFAEVDMRNNEGGIELSVPDSLPDVAADPIQVQQVALNLIRNALEATRSADASTPVEVTAELVGSSCVRVRVRDHGIGLPVDAEDKLFLPFYTTKDEGMGIGLATCRSLIQAQGGDIGFERPEDGGACFYFTLPVASADGAPCAPESASNAREA, from the coding sequence ATCCGCAGAACCTCAAAGTCCTCTATGAGACCCTGAAAGACAAGGGCTATCGCCTGTTGATTGCCAACGAAGGTGAAAAGGCCCTGGACCTTGCCCACCGCCATCAGCCCGAAGTTATCCTGCTGGACATCATGATGCCTGAAATGGATGGCTACGAGGTGTGCGAACGCCTTAAGGCCGATCCTGAGACGGCAGACTGTGCCGTGGTGTTCCTGTCTGCCCTGGATGACTTGCAGGCCAAGGTGAAGGGGTTTTCCCTCGGTGGCGCCGATTACATCTCCAAGCCTTTCCAGTCCCTTGAGGTGATTGCGCGGGTAAAAACCCACGCTCGGGTCATCCGCCTGGAGCGTGAGCTGCAGGCGCGCAACCGTGAACTGCAGGGCGACCAGACCCGGATTCTGAACTCCATCAGTGAAGGCATATACGGCCTTGATGAGAATGGCGTGATCGAGTTTGCCAATCCGGCAGCGGCCGAGATCATGCGCTGCCCGGTCGAAGAGCTGATTGGTCGAAACTTTTTCGAGGCGCATTTTGCGACCTGCGGTGAATGTCCCGACAAGTTGCCGGTGCAGACCACCTGTTGTCAGGGTATGGCCGAGAGTCAGCGCAATATCCGTATGGTGCGAATGGACGGCAGTGGGTTTCCCGCCGAGTACCGGTCCACGCCGAAGCTCGACAACGACGAACTTCACGGCGCCGTGGTTGTATTCCGGGACATCACGGCCGAACTCGAAAATGAGGCTGCCCTGGAAGAGGCCCGGGAACTGGTGCAGGAGCAGCGGGATCAGCTCGCACACGCATCACGACTGACCACCATGGGGGAGATGGCCGCCGGATTCGCCCATGAGGTCAACCAGCCGCTCACCGCCATTACTAATTATGCCCGGGTTTCCAAGCGCATGATGAGCAAGGAGAACCCGGATCTCGGTCTGCTGGGCGAAACCCTGGACAAGATCGAGGCCCAGTCACACCGCGCAAGCGAGATTATCCGTCGTATTCGTCGATTCATGAAGAAGCCGGCCACCGGGAAGGAAGTCATTTCGGTACCGGCCCTGCTGGAGGATACCCGGCAGTTCGCTGAAGTGGACATGCGCAACAACGAAGGCGGGATTGAGTTGTCGGTACCGGATTCCCTGCCGGATGTGGCGGCCGATCCCATTCAGGTGCAACAGGTTGCGCTGAATCTGATCCGAAACGCACTGGAGGCAACCCGCAGTGCTGATGCGTCAACGCCGGTGGAGGTGACTGCAGAGCTGGTCGGTTCAAGCTGCGTTCGGGTTCGGGTCCGGGACCACGGCATTGGCCTGCCAGTCGACGCCGAGGACAAGCTGTTTCTTCCGTTCTACACCACCAAGGATGAGGGCATGGGCATTGGTCTGGCTACCTGCCGCTCCCTGATCCAGGCACAAGGTGGAGATATCGGCTTTGAGCGTCCCGAGGACGGGGGCGCCTGCTTCTACTTTACCTTGCCAGTGGCGAGCGCGGATGGGGCGCCCTGCGCCCCGGAATCTGCCTCAAACGCCCGGGAAGCCTGA